One Amycolatopsis thermophila DNA segment encodes these proteins:
- a CDS encoding class I adenylate-forming enzyme family protein, with amino-acid sequence MSPTPLAQVYARAYREHADRPAIRDERRTLTYGELGARARRIAQAFRRLGAAPGSRVVIVSPNRCEWTEAYHGMALGGYVRTGLLTRLHPAELARIAADAEPVAVLVDGEWLSRNGTDWVPPGVRDVVVLGEGDVPPGCIPFEELVASGTDDELPLPEPESDAWLLYTSGSTGQPKGVRVPHRAVGALIRNAREVLPGLGPGDAALHTAPVSHFSGGIADVVTACGGLNIHERGFDAARVADAALGGEVTVLPLVPTMITMLVEELSARDAPRGRVGGVRVLPYAGSAIQPGVAARARAWFGDAMQQLYGASEAQLPITTLRPEDHVETRNARGLPRLASAGRVTPHVELEIVDAARRPVPPGETGEIRTRGDHVSAGYWRRPEETAETFAGGWAHTGDVGYLDEDGFLFILDRRKDMIITGGFNVYPREIETVISDLPGVREVAVVGAPDDRWGEAITAFVSPGNALSAAEVLTHCRARLGGYKVPKSVIFLDELPKTGTGKIEKRLLREQLWHGRERRV; translated from the coding sequence ATGTCCCCCACCCCACTGGCCCAGGTCTACGCGCGCGCCTACCGCGAGCACGCGGACCGCCCGGCGATCCGCGACGAGCGCCGGACGCTGACCTACGGCGAACTGGGCGCCCGGGCCCGGCGGATCGCCCAGGCGTTCCGCCGGCTCGGCGCGGCCCCCGGCTCGCGCGTGGTCATCGTGTCGCCGAACCGTTGCGAATGGACCGAGGCCTACCACGGGATGGCGCTCGGCGGGTACGTGCGGACTGGGCTGCTGACCCGCCTGCACCCGGCCGAACTGGCCCGCATCGCCGCCGACGCCGAACCGGTGGCCGTCCTCGTGGACGGCGAATGGCTGTCCCGCAACGGCACGGACTGGGTGCCGCCCGGCGTGCGGGACGTCGTGGTGCTGGGGGAGGGCGACGTTCCCCCGGGGTGCATCCCGTTCGAGGAGTTGGTCGCGTCCGGCACCGACGACGAACTGCCGCTCCCGGAACCGGAATCCGACGCCTGGCTGCTCTACACGTCCGGCTCGACCGGGCAGCCGAAGGGGGTGCGGGTCCCCCATCGGGCGGTGGGCGCGCTGATCCGCAACGCCCGCGAGGTCCTGCCCGGCCTGGGACCCGGGGACGCGGCTCTGCACACCGCGCCGGTGAGCCACTTCAGCGGCGGTATCGCCGACGTCGTCACCGCCTGTGGCGGGCTGAACATCCACGAGCGGGGGTTCGACGCGGCCCGGGTCGCCGACGCGGCGCTGGGCGGCGAGGTCACCGTGCTGCCGCTCGTGCCCACGATGATCACGATGCTGGTGGAGGAGCTGTCGGCCCGGGACGCGCCGCGCGGCCGCGTCGGCGGCGTCCGGGTCCTGCCCTACGCCGGCTCGGCCATCCAGCCCGGCGTCGCGGCGCGGGCCCGCGCCTGGTTCGGCGACGCGATGCAGCAGCTCTACGGCGCCAGCGAGGCGCAGCTGCCCATCACGACCTTGCGGCCGGAGGACCACGTGGAGACCCGCAACGCGCGGGGCCTGCCGCGGTTGGCGTCGGCCGGCCGGGTCACGCCGCACGTCGAGCTGGAGATCGTCGACGCGGCGCGGCGGCCGGTGCCGCCCGGCGAGACGGGGGAGATCCGCACCCGTGGCGACCACGTCAGCGCCGGTTACTGGCGCCGGCCCGAGGAGACCGCGGAGACCTTCGCGGGTGGGTGGGCGCACACCGGTGACGTCGGGTACCTCGACGAGGACGGGTTCCTGTTCATCCTCGACCGCCGCAAGGACATGATCATCACCGGCGGGTTCAACGTGTACCCGCGGGAGATCGAAACCGTCATCTCGGACCTGCCCGGGGTGCGGGAGGTCGCGGTGGTCGGCGCCCCCGACGACCGGTGGGGTGAGGCCATCACCGCCTTCGTGTCCCCCGGGAACGCCCTGTCCGCGGCGGAGGTGCTGACCCACTGCCGGGCCAGGCTGGGCGGGTACAAGGTCCCGAAGTCGGTGATCTTCCTCGACGAACTGCCCAAGACCGGCACCGGGAAGATCGAGAAGCGCCTGCTGCGGGAGCAGCTGTGGCACGGCCGGGAGCGGCGGGTCTGA
- a CDS encoding alpha/beta hydrolase: METITFPNGPISMAGNLYLPSDFDPEGSYPAVVTVHPGGGVKEQTAGLYASKLAERGFVALAFDASCQGDSGGQPRFLEDPAARVEDVRAAVDHLQTLGYVDAGRIGVLGVCAGGGYAVTAAMTDHRIKAVTTVSAVNIGSAYRKGWFGADPDSAAVATLEAAAQQRTAEAKGAEAAFIPYVPPALDESTPRDMVEAHDYYLTPRAQHPNAQNKKLFTKSVSRIFAYDAFHLVEDLLTQPILMVAGSAAGSLWHTTELHSRVRSAKKLVVVEGGTHMDFYDVPEYVKRAVEEATPFFEENLAG; this comes from the coding sequence GTGGAGACGATCACCTTCCCCAACGGCCCGATCAGCATGGCGGGCAACCTGTACCTGCCGTCGGACTTCGACCCCGAGGGCAGCTACCCGGCTGTGGTCACCGTCCACCCCGGCGGCGGGGTGAAGGAGCAGACCGCCGGCCTGTACGCGAGCAAGCTGGCCGAGCGGGGTTTCGTCGCGCTCGCGTTCGATGCCTCCTGCCAGGGTGACTCCGGCGGACAGCCGCGGTTCCTCGAGGACCCGGCCGCCCGCGTGGAGGACGTGCGCGCCGCGGTCGACCACCTGCAGACCCTCGGTTACGTCGACGCCGGGCGCATCGGTGTGCTGGGCGTCTGCGCCGGCGGCGGGTACGCCGTCACCGCGGCGATGACCGACCACCGCATCAAGGCCGTCACGACCGTCAGCGCGGTCAACATCGGCTCCGCGTACCGCAAGGGCTGGTTCGGCGCCGACCCCGACTCGGCGGCCGTGGCCACGCTGGAAGCCGCCGCTCAGCAGCGGACGGCCGAGGCGAAGGGTGCCGAGGCGGCGTTCATCCCGTACGTGCCGCCGGCCCTCGACGAGAGCACCCCGCGCGACATGGTCGAGGCGCACGACTACTACCTGACGCCGCGCGCCCAGCACCCGAACGCGCAGAACAAGAAGCTGTTCACCAAGAGCGTTTCCCGGATCTTCGCCTACGACGCCTTCCACCTGGTCGAGGACCTGCTGACGCAGCCGATCCTGATGGTCGCCGGGAGCGCGGCCGGCTCCCTATGGCACACCACGGAGCTGCACTCGCGGGTGCGGTCGGCGAAGAAGCTGGTGGTCGTCGAGGGCGGCACCCACATGGACTTCTACGACGTGCCGGAGTACGTCAAGCGCGCCGTCGAGGAGGCCACGCCGTTCTTCGAGGAGAACCTGGCCGGGTAG
- a CDS encoding nitroreductase, with translation MRSSVTTTGFDRLLGQRRSCRAFLPDPVPDAVMREMFGTAQRTASWCNTQPWQVHVTSGEATRRFARSLTEYAKTHEPAPDLPMPAGYHGVYQERRRGAGYALYRSLGIRREDRDAREEQRLRNFEFFGAPHVAVVTTDREQGVYGAIDCGGYVANLLNAATALGVATIPQAAIAMHADHVHRCLRIPAERLVVCAVSFGYADTEHPVNGFRTDRAQLDDAVVFLGGD, from the coding sequence ATGAGGAGTTCCGTGACCACCACCGGGTTCGACCGGCTGCTCGGGCAGCGCCGGAGTTGCCGCGCCTTCCTGCCGGATCCGGTCCCGGACGCCGTGATGCGCGAGATGTTCGGGACCGCCCAGCGGACCGCGTCGTGGTGCAACACCCAGCCGTGGCAGGTGCACGTCACCTCGGGCGAGGCGACCCGGCGATTCGCGCGCAGTCTGACGGAGTACGCGAAGACCCACGAGCCGGCGCCGGACCTGCCGATGCCCGCCGGATACCACGGGGTGTACCAGGAGCGCCGGCGCGGCGCGGGGTACGCGCTCTACCGGAGCCTCGGGATCCGGCGGGAGGACCGCGACGCGCGGGAGGAGCAGCGCCTGAGGAACTTCGAGTTCTTCGGCGCCCCGCACGTCGCGGTCGTCACCACCGACCGCGAGCAGGGCGTCTACGGCGCGATCGATTGCGGCGGCTACGTGGCGAACCTCCTCAACGCCGCCACCGCGCTCGGCGTCGCCACGATCCCGCAGGCCGCGATCGCGATGCACGCCGACCACGTCCACCGGTGCCTGCGGATCCCGGCCGAACGGCTCGTGGTCTGCGCGGTCTCCTTCGGCTACGCCGACACCGAGCACCCGGTCAACGGGTTCCGCACCGACCGCGCCCAGCTCGACGACGCGGTGGTCTTCCTCGGCGGCGACTGA
- a CDS encoding DUF3556 domain-containing protein — MGLTKPDFPPVDVETFLGEPLRERIKALSLHWVEYGFGSPKLFHLIYAVKVFVLHMVAGAAAATWSSGLGPFWDVATWWNEPIVYQKLILWTVLLETVGVAGSWGPLAGKFKPMTGGVLFWTRPGTIRVRPWRRVPFTSGDRRTVFDVLLYLTVLGALLAAILTPGHPSATLSAALPGNTSGLVNPVPVAVAIAALVLLGLRDKVIFLAARGEQYLPAMVFFVALPFVDMIVALKLLIVVVWIGAGVSKFGKHFSNVVPPMVSNSPCIPAKWFKRAHYRDFPRDIRPSKVAGLLAHVGGTCVEIITPLILLLSTNRVLTLAAVAMMVLFHLFITSTFPLAVPLEWNILFAFAAIFLFWGFPNEAGYGIGDMSSPWLTAAIAAGLLFFPVLGNLRPDLVSFLPSMRQYAGNWASALWAFAPGAEEKLDAVRRPTRNQIDQLKGMGYAPAISEITMQQTIAWRSMHSQGRGLFSLLYKHLPDIDRWTIREAEFACNSLLGFNFGDGHMHNEDMLAALQRRCGFSPGEFLVVWVESQAIHSRVQHYKVIDVAVGLIERGTWKVADAVAEQPWLPNGPIPLQVEWSRAANGDQTAQATPQRRTPQHRTGTPA; from the coding sequence TGCACTGGGTCGAGTACGGCTTCGGCTCCCCCAAACTGTTCCACCTGATCTACGCCGTGAAGGTGTTCGTGCTGCACATGGTCGCCGGCGCGGCGGCGGCGACCTGGTCGTCCGGTCTCGGTCCGTTCTGGGACGTCGCGACCTGGTGGAACGAGCCCATCGTGTACCAGAAGCTGATCCTGTGGACGGTGCTGCTGGAGACCGTCGGCGTGGCCGGCTCGTGGGGGCCGCTCGCGGGCAAGTTCAAGCCGATGACCGGTGGCGTGCTGTTCTGGACCCGCCCCGGCACGATCCGCGTCCGCCCCTGGCGCCGGGTCCCGTTCACCTCCGGCGATCGCCGCACCGTGTTCGACGTGCTGCTCTACCTCACGGTGCTCGGGGCGCTGCTGGCCGCCATCCTCACGCCCGGGCATCCCAGCGCGACGCTGTCGGCTGCTCTGCCGGGCAACACGTCCGGCCTGGTGAACCCGGTGCCGGTCGCCGTCGCGATCGCCGCGCTGGTGCTGCTCGGCCTGCGGGACAAGGTGATCTTCCTGGCGGCTCGGGGTGAGCAGTACCTGCCCGCGATGGTGTTCTTCGTCGCCCTGCCCTTCGTGGACATGATCGTCGCGCTGAAGCTGCTGATCGTGGTCGTGTGGATCGGCGCCGGGGTGTCGAAGTTCGGCAAGCACTTCTCCAACGTCGTCCCGCCGATGGTGAGCAACAGCCCGTGCATCCCGGCGAAGTGGTTCAAGCGCGCGCACTACCGGGACTTCCCGCGCGACATCCGTCCGTCCAAAGTGGCCGGTTTGCTGGCCCACGTCGGCGGCACCTGCGTCGAGATCATCACGCCGCTGATCCTGCTGCTGTCGACCAACCGGGTCCTGACGCTCGCCGCGGTCGCGATGATGGTGCTGTTCCACCTGTTCATCACCTCGACGTTCCCGCTGGCGGTCCCGCTGGAGTGGAACATCCTGTTCGCCTTCGCCGCGATCTTCCTGTTCTGGGGCTTCCCCAACGAGGCCGGCTACGGGATCGGCGACATGTCCTCGCCCTGGCTGACCGCCGCGATCGCCGCCGGCCTGCTGTTCTTCCCGGTTCTGGGCAACCTGCGGCCCGACCTCGTGTCGTTCCTGCCGTCGATGCGGCAGTACGCGGGCAACTGGGCGTCGGCGCTGTGGGCGTTCGCACCGGGCGCCGAGGAGAAGCTCGACGCCGTGCGCCGTCCGACGCGGAACCAGATCGACCAGCTCAAGGGCATGGGTTACGCCCCCGCCATCTCCGAGATCACGATGCAGCAGACCATCGCGTGGCGCTCGATGCACAGCCAGGGACGCGGTCTGTTCTCCCTGCTGTACAAGCACCTGCCCGACATCGACCGGTGGACGATCCGGGAGGCCGAGTTCGCGTGCAACTCGCTGCTCGGCTTCAACTTTGGCGACGGGCACATGCACAACGAGGACATGCTGGCCGCGTTGCAACGGCGATGCGGGTTCTCACCCGGCGAGTTCCTCGTGGTGTGGGTGGAATCCCAGGCCATCCACAGCCGGGTCCAGCACTACAAGGTCATCGACGTCGCCGTCGGCCTGATCGAGCGCGGCACGTGGAAGGTCGCCGACGCCGTCGCCGAGCAGCCCTGGCTGCCGAACGGGCCCATCCCGCTGCAGGTGGAGTGGTCACGGGCCGCGAACGGCGACCAGACGGCGCAGGCCACCCCGCAGCGCCGCACCCCGCAGCACCGCACTGGGACGCCGGCATGA
- a CDS encoding phytoene desaturase family protein yields the protein MTTAVVVGSGPNGLGAATALARAGVDVTVLEAAPEIGGGTRSSEAILPSLLHDHCSAFHPMAAGSPFLRELGLERYGLEWRWPEIDCVHPLDNGDAGVLHTSLERTAEGLGADGPRWRMLFRPSETFDDWSSDIMGPLVRLPEHPLRMARFGAPTLLPASLLARVFRTARARALFGGVAAHAFRPLHLPLTSAIGVGIITAGHRYGWPVAAGGSRSITAAMAALLADLGSKIETGVRVSAASDLPPADITVFDLAPGAVADILGDRLPPGVARSYRRFRHGPGAFKADFAVAGGVPWTNPDARRAGTVHLGGEYREIAATEREIHAGRMPERPFVLVGQQYLADPARSAGDVHPVWTYAHVPHGYTGDATEAIVAQIERFAPGFRERIVGTAVRSATGFAAYNPNYVGGDIITGSKDVRQLVFGPRIGLDPYATGIPGVYLCSAATPPGPGAHGMCGAHAAARALRDLRRGDGRVAA from the coding sequence ATGACCACCGCCGTCGTGGTCGGCAGCGGGCCCAACGGGCTCGGTGCCGCGACCGCCCTCGCGCGGGCGGGTGTGGACGTCACCGTGCTGGAAGCCGCGCCGGAGATCGGCGGTGGTACCCGGTCGAGTGAGGCCATCCTGCCCAGCCTGCTGCACGACCACTGCTCGGCGTTCCACCCCATGGCGGCCGGCTCGCCGTTCCTGCGGGAGCTCGGCCTCGAGCGGTACGGGCTGGAGTGGCGGTGGCCGGAGATCGACTGCGTGCACCCGCTGGACAACGGCGACGCCGGCGTCCTGCACACCTCGCTGGAGCGCACCGCCGAGGGTCTGGGCGCCGACGGGCCGCGATGGCGGATGCTGTTCCGGCCGTCCGAGACGTTCGACGACTGGTCCTCCGACATCATGGGGCCCCTGGTCCGGCTGCCCGAGCACCCGCTGCGGATGGCGCGGTTCGGCGCGCCGACCCTGCTCCCCGCCTCCCTGCTCGCGCGGGTGTTCCGCACCGCACGGGCCCGGGCGCTGTTCGGCGGGGTGGCGGCGCACGCGTTCCGGCCGCTGCACCTCCCGCTCACCTCGGCGATCGGGGTGGGGATCATCACCGCGGGGCACCGGTACGGCTGGCCGGTGGCGGCGGGCGGGTCGCGGTCGATCACCGCGGCCATGGCCGCGCTGCTGGCCGACCTCGGCAGCAAGATCGAGACGGGCGTCCGGGTGTCCGCGGCGAGTGATCTGCCGCCCGCCGACATCACCGTCTTCGACCTGGCACCGGGCGCGGTCGCCGACATCCTCGGCGACCGCCTCCCGCCCGGTGTCGCCCGGTCCTACCGGCGGTTCCGGCACGGGCCAGGCGCGTTCAAGGCCGACTTCGCCGTCGCCGGCGGGGTGCCCTGGACCAATCCGGACGCCCGCCGGGCCGGCACCGTCCACCTCGGCGGGGAGTACCGCGAGATCGCCGCCACCGAACGCGAGATCCACGCGGGACGGATGCCGGAGCGCCCGTTCGTCCTGGTGGGGCAGCAGTACCTGGCGGACCCGGCGCGGTCGGCGGGGGATGTCCATCCGGTGTGGACCTACGCTCACGTGCCGCACGGGTACACCGGTGACGCGACCGAGGCCATCGTCGCGCAGATCGAGCGGTTCGCGCCGGGGTTCCGCGAGCGGATCGTCGGCACGGCGGTGCGGTCGGCGACCGGGTTCGCCGCGTACAACCCCAACTACGTGGGAGGTGACATCATCACCGGCAGCAAGGACGTCCGGCAGCTGGTCTTCGGTCCCCGGATCGGCCTCGACCCCTATGCGACGGGCATCCCGGGCGTGTACCTCTGCTCCGCCGCGACTCCACCCGGTCCGGGTGCGCACGGCATGTGCGGTGCCCACGCCGCGGCGCGTGCGCTGCGCGACCTGCGCCGCGGGGACGGCCGCGTTGCCGCATAA
- a CDS encoding PucR family transcriptional regulator, protein MVTVATDLNPRLGDITDSIRVQLAERIDVLRGDQRLVDLLRASIESNVDTILHILQHDIPVANVEPPSAAVEYARRLAQRGVPVYALVRAYRLGQDHLLKLCFAEIERRIADTGIAFRVSQRFVEVTFSYIDWISQQVTTVYEDERERWLENRSTLRAVRIRELLDGRDFDLESAEAAIGHPLRQHHLGVVVWRQGESESGDNDLSGLERTVSALGRALRCTGRPLFAACDRTSGWGWLPFDGPVPALDPATVTGILRGTAPGVAAALGRPAADVNGFRETHRQALLAQRVALVAGPAAHTVTSYGDPGVRAAALMCADLDQARTLVHATLGKLALDDPYHARLRETLLSFMTAGSSYTAAAERLMLHKNSVKYRVLKAEEERGAPIGDDRLDVELALTACHWLGPSLLIPAGSPARGG, encoded by the coding sequence GTGGTCACCGTCGCCACGGACCTCAACCCGCGGCTCGGTGACATCACCGACAGCATCCGGGTGCAGCTGGCCGAGCGGATCGACGTCCTGCGCGGTGATCAGCGCCTGGTCGACCTGCTCCGGGCGAGCATCGAGAGCAACGTCGACACGATCCTGCACATCCTGCAGCACGACATCCCCGTCGCCAACGTCGAACCGCCGTCGGCCGCGGTGGAGTACGCGCGCCGCCTCGCGCAGCGCGGCGTGCCGGTCTACGCTCTCGTCCGGGCCTACCGGCTCGGGCAGGATCACCTGCTCAAGCTGTGCTTCGCCGAGATCGAGCGCCGCATCGCCGACACCGGCATCGCCTTCCGCGTGTCACAGCGTTTCGTCGAGGTGACCTTCAGCTACATCGACTGGATCTCCCAGCAGGTCACCACCGTCTACGAGGACGAGCGGGAACGGTGGCTGGAGAACCGCAGCACGCTGCGGGCCGTGCGGATCCGCGAGCTGCTCGACGGCCGCGACTTCGACCTCGAATCCGCCGAAGCCGCGATCGGGCACCCGCTGCGCCAGCACCACCTCGGCGTCGTCGTCTGGCGCCAGGGCGAGAGCGAGAGCGGCGACAACGACCTGTCCGGGCTGGAGCGCACGGTGAGCGCGCTGGGCCGGGCGCTGCGCTGCACCGGGCGCCCCCTGTTCGCCGCCTGCGACCGCACCAGCGGCTGGGGCTGGCTGCCGTTCGACGGCCCGGTGCCCGCGCTCGATCCGGCCACCGTCACCGGCATCCTGCGCGGGACAGCGCCGGGAGTGGCGGCGGCGCTCGGCAGGCCGGCAGCGGACGTGAACGGCTTTCGCGAGACGCACCGGCAGGCGCTGCTGGCGCAGCGGGTGGCGCTGGTCGCCGGCCCCGCGGCGCACACCGTGACCTCCTACGGCGATCCCGGGGTGCGGGCGGCCGCGCTGATGTGCGCCGACCTGGACCAGGCCCGGACCCTGGTGCACGCCACCCTCGGCAAGCTCGCCCTCGACGACCCCTACCACGCTCGCCTCCGCGAGACCCTGCTCAGCTTCATGACCGCGGGATCCAGCTACACCGCGGCCGCCGAACGCCTGATGCTGCACAAGAACTCGGTGAAGTACCGCGTGCTGAAGGCCGAAGAAGAACGGGGCGCCCCCATCGGCGACGACCGGCTCGACGTCGAACTCGCCCTGACGGCATGCCATTGGCTCGGCCCGTCACTGCTGATTCCCGCCGGCTCCCCGGCGCGCGGCGGCTGA
- a CDS encoding low temperature requirement protein A — protein MPAPTARAHRDVSPLELFFDLVFVLAIGQLTHHLIEHLTWRGAGETLIALVAVCGVWAFTSFEVTLLDIERTATRAITLLVMGLGLFMNAGIEHAFDTGPWLFVVPMLLALAGPGAHAAATSPAPELRRHFVRVLIWIGASAPFWVAGAASGPGARIWWWAGGALIDLLGTWTAHPMPGRTTRTERLPFDAKHMLERLRLFLIILLGETVLTLGRVLADHAQDALTPLLALGGFVALVCLWAIYFGRSEQEVVSHATGSADPIRSVHLGINVVYGVVAGLVVFAAGMELVLVQAHHPAAGIAGVLVAVGPLVYLAAQAVYFRAEPGTGWLPRALGAAALGIVAAAAYWLPAYGVVTLLVVVLVVPAAHLVRARAR, from the coding sequence ATGCCGGCGCCGACCGCACGGGCCCACCGGGACGTCTCACCACTGGAGCTCTTCTTCGACCTGGTGTTCGTCCTGGCCATCGGCCAGCTCACGCACCACCTGATCGAGCACCTGACCTGGCGGGGCGCCGGTGAGACGCTGATCGCCCTGGTGGCCGTGTGCGGGGTCTGGGCGTTCACGTCCTTCGAGGTCACCCTGCTCGACATCGAGCGCACGGCCACCCGCGCGATCACCCTCCTGGTGATGGGTCTCGGCCTGTTCATGAACGCCGGGATAGAACACGCGTTCGACACGGGTCCGTGGCTCTTCGTCGTGCCGATGCTGCTCGCGCTCGCCGGTCCGGGCGCCCACGCCGCGGCGACCTCACCCGCGCCCGAACTGCGGCGGCACTTCGTCCGCGTGCTGATCTGGATCGGGGCGTCCGCGCCCTTCTGGGTGGCCGGAGCGGCCTCCGGCCCCGGGGCCCGGATTTGGTGGTGGGCGGGCGGCGCGCTCATCGATCTGCTCGGCACCTGGACCGCGCACCCGATGCCCGGTCGCACGACCCGGACCGAACGCCTCCCGTTCGACGCCAAGCACATGCTCGAACGGCTGCGGCTGTTCCTCATCATCCTGCTGGGTGAAACCGTGCTCACCCTCGGACGGGTGCTCGCCGACCACGCCCAGGACGCGCTGACCCCGCTGCTGGCCCTGGGCGGTTTCGTCGCGCTGGTCTGCCTGTGGGCGATCTACTTCGGACGGTCCGAGCAGGAGGTGGTCAGCCACGCGACCGGCAGCGCCGACCCGATCCGGTCGGTGCACCTGGGCATCAACGTGGTCTACGGGGTGGTCGCCGGGCTGGTCGTGTTCGCCGCGGGGATGGAGCTGGTCCTCGTCCAGGCCCACCACCCGGCCGCCGGGATCGCCGGTGTGCTGGTGGCCGTTGGCCCGCTCGTCTACCTCGCGGCGCAGGCCGTCTACTTCCGGGCCGAACCGGGCACCGGGTGGCTGCCGCGCGCCCTCGGCGCCGCCGCCCTGGGAATCGTCGCCGCGGCCGCGTACTGGCTGCCGGCGTACGGGGTGGTGACGCTCCTGGTCGTCGTCCTCGTCGTGCCGGCCGCCCACCTCGTGCGGGCCCGGGCGAGGTGA
- a CDS encoding helix-turn-helix domain-containing protein, translating to MEIAKDIRDFLMTRRAKITPEQAGLVPGPRRRVPGLRREEVARLAGVSTEYYVQIERGQISGVSDEVLHAIARALQLDDVETAHLFDLVRAATRRAGPRTAKPRVPRQRVPDGVQALMDSMVAAPAIVQNGHLDLVGTNALGRALYAGVFERASGTPNLARFIFLDERAAEVFPDWEKAADDSVALLHVEAARSPYSKVVTGLVGELATRSAEFRARWAAHDVRAHRRGTKQFRHPVVGDLTLRFEALEITSAANLTLIGYTAEPGSPSAEALQLLASWIATAPSPPGERARAD from the coding sequence ATGGAAATCGCCAAGGACATCCGGGACTTCCTGATGACCCGCCGCGCGAAGATCACCCCGGAGCAGGCCGGGCTCGTGCCCGGGCCACGGCGGCGGGTACCCGGGCTGCGGCGTGAGGAGGTGGCACGCCTGGCCGGCGTGAGCACCGAGTACTACGTGCAGATCGAACGCGGTCAGATCTCCGGCGTGTCCGACGAGGTCCTGCACGCCATCGCCAGGGCACTACAGCTCGACGACGTCGAGACGGCCCACCTGTTCGACCTGGTACGCGCCGCCACCCGCCGCGCCGGGCCACGCACGGCGAAGCCGCGCGTGCCGCGGCAACGGGTCCCCGACGGCGTGCAGGCGCTGATGGACTCGATGGTCGCCGCCCCGGCGATCGTCCAGAACGGCCACCTCGACCTCGTCGGGACCAATGCACTGGGGCGGGCGCTGTACGCCGGCGTGTTCGAGCGGGCCTCCGGGACGCCGAACCTCGCCAGGTTCATCTTCCTCGACGAGCGCGCCGCGGAAGTCTTCCCGGACTGGGAGAAGGCGGCCGACGATTCGGTGGCGCTGCTGCACGTCGAAGCGGCCCGCTCGCCCTACTCCAAGGTGGTCACCGGTCTCGTCGGGGAGCTGGCCACGCGCAGCGCGGAGTTCCGCGCGCGGTGGGCCGCCCACGACGTGCGGGCCCACCGGCGCGGCACGAAGCAGTTCCGCCACCCGGTCGTCGGCGACCTCACCCTGCGCTTCGAAGCGCTCGAGATCACCAGCGCAGCCAACCTGACGCTGATCGGCTACACCGCGGAGCCCGGGTCCCCCTCGGCCGAGGCGCTGCAACTCCTCGCGAGCTGGATCGCGACCGCGCCGTCACCGCCAGGCGAGCGCGCCCGCGCCGACTGA